In Lates calcarifer isolate ASB-BC8 linkage group LG4, TLL_Latcal_v3, whole genome shotgun sequence, a genomic segment contains:
- the cldn1 gene encoding claudin-1 — protein MANAGIQLLGFSLAFLGFIGSIASTVMVEWKASSYAGDNIITAQALYEGLWKTCASQSTGQIQCKVYDSLLQLPGIVQGTRGLMLSAILLCFIAILVEVVGMRCTTCMGDQPQQKDKVALAGGVIFIFAGLLALVGTCWYGHRIAQDFYDPFTPTNAKYEFGSALYVGWGAAFLILIGGGFLCCNCSSKGSSGKSPRYPPSSAGQTGRDYV, from the exons ATGGCCAATGCAGGAATACAGCTTCTCGGCTTCTCGCTGGCCTTTCTGGGCTTCATTGGCTCGATAGCATCCACAGTCATGGTGGAGTGGAAAGCTTCGTCCTATGCAGGAGACAACATCATCACAGCTCAGGCGCTGTATGAAGGACTGTGGAAGACCTGTGCGTCACAGAGCACGGGTCAGATTCAGTGTAAAGTCTATGATTCACTTCTCCAGCTCCCAG GGATTGTACAGGGCACACGAGGGCTGATGTTGTCTGCCATCTTGCTGTGCTTTATTGCCATCTTGGTGGAGGTGGTTGGCATGAGGTGCACCACCTGCATGGGAGATCAACCACAGCAGAAGGACAAAGTGGCACTGGCAGGAGGGGTTATCTTCATTTTTGCTG GTCTGCTTGCTCTGGTGGGAACATGTTGGTATGGCCACAGAATTGCACAGGACTTCTATGACCCATTCACTCCCACTAACGCAAA GTATGAATTTGGAAGTGCCCTGTATGTTGGATGGGGGGCTGCATTTCTCATCCTGATAGGAGGGGGCTTCCTCTGCTGCAACTGCTCCAGCAAGGGCTCATCAGGGAAGTCTCCACGCTACCCACCGTCCTCTGCCGGCCAGACAGGCAGGGACTACGTCTAG